In one Halorubrum sp. CBA1229 genomic region, the following are encoded:
- a CDS encoding ABC transporter permease yields MPTVLGSPVTADLPALLDLPFRDGYVWSIIYVSLYVSLTAVALSTLFSIPVAVAMGFTEFPGKGFAKAVINTGMGFPSVVVGLLVLFAVSNQGPLGALELVFTKEAMIMSQFVLATPPITAISLAAVSGVDEGVRDAARVLGGTRVDVALVVLKEARYGIATAILAGFGRAISEVGSVLIVGGNITGADGISKTRTLTTAIQLEARQGQYGTAMILGAVLVTLVLTVNAVVIRLGDQGVRR; encoded by the coding sequence CTGCCGACCGTTCTCGGGAGTCCGGTTACCGCTGACCTTCCGGCCCTCCTCGACCTCCCGTTCAGGGACGGGTACGTCTGGAGCATCATCTACGTCTCCCTGTACGTGAGCCTCACGGCGGTGGCGCTGAGCACGCTGTTCTCTATTCCGGTCGCCGTCGCGATGGGGTTCACCGAATTCCCGGGCAAGGGGTTCGCGAAGGCGGTCATCAACACCGGGATGGGCTTTCCCAGCGTCGTCGTCGGGCTCCTCGTGCTGTTCGCCGTCTCCAACCAGGGACCGCTCGGTGCCCTCGAGCTCGTCTTCACGAAGGAGGCGATGATCATGTCGCAGTTCGTGCTCGCGACGCCGCCGATCACCGCGATCAGCCTCGCGGCCGTCTCCGGCGTGGACGAGGGCGTCCGGGACGCCGCCCGCGTGCTCGGCGGCACGCGCGTCGACGTGGCGCTCGTCGTCCTCAAGGAGGCGCGGTACGGCATCGCGACCGCGATCCTCGCCGGATTCGGCCGCGCCATCAGTGAGGTCGGCTCAGTGCTCATCGTCGGCGGCAACATCACGGGCGCGGACGGGATCTCGAAGACGCGGACGCTGACGACCGCGATCCAACTGGAGGCCAGACAGGGACAGTACGGCACCGCGATGATCCTCGGCGCCGTCCTCGTCACGCTCGTCCTCACGGTCAACGCCGTCGTGATTCGGCTCGGCGACCAGGGGGTGCGCCGCTGA
- a CDS encoding phosphate ABC transporter ATP-binding protein: MLRLRNVSHSYGNESVFRDLSLAVDEGEVVAVIGPSGVGKTTLLRTLALSLEPDEGAVALDGTDVWTAAEPDRLALRRRVGMVFQEASLFDAPVARNVEYGLQIRRPWADRVQAQLRSLLGLHEPVDAVVDALDVVGLSEKATQRADSLSGGEAQRVSFARALAYDPDVLLLDEPTSDLDPRNTAVIEDAMAKARERGIGVVVATHDMHQAERVADRVAVLLDDGITEVGPTERIFDDPSDERTRKFISGELVY; encoded by the coding sequence ATGCTCCGGCTCCGTAACGTCTCTCACTCGTACGGGAACGAGTCGGTGTTCCGCGACCTCTCGCTCGCCGTCGACGAGGGCGAGGTCGTCGCGGTGATCGGTCCCTCGGGCGTCGGCAAGACGACGCTGCTCCGGACGCTCGCGCTCTCGCTCGAACCCGACGAGGGCGCCGTCGCGCTCGACGGCACCGACGTGTGGACCGCCGCGGAACCCGATCGGCTCGCTCTGCGACGGCGGGTCGGGATGGTGTTCCAGGAGGCGAGCCTCTTCGACGCGCCCGTCGCGCGCAACGTCGAGTACGGGCTGCAGATCCGCCGGCCGTGGGCGGACCGGGTCCAGGCCCAACTCCGCTCGCTCCTCGGGCTGCACGAGCCCGTCGACGCCGTCGTCGACGCGCTCGACGTGGTGGGGCTCTCCGAGAAGGCGACCCAGCGGGCGGATTCGCTCTCTGGGGGCGAGGCGCAGCGCGTGTCGTTCGCCCGGGCGCTGGCGTACGACCCCGACGTCCTCCTCTTGGATGAGCCCACCTCGGACCTCGACCCCCGGAACACCGCCGTCATCGAGGACGCGATGGCGAAGGCCCGCGAGCGCGGGATCGGCGTCGTCGTGGCGACGCACGACATGCACCAGGCGGAGCGCGTCGCCGACCGGGTCGCGGTGCTGCTCGACGACGGCATCACCGAGGTCGGCCCGACGGAGCGGATCTTCGACGACCCGTCCGACGAGCGCACCCGGAAGTTCATCTCGGGCGAGCTGGTGTACTGA
- a CDS encoding HIT domain-containing protein, whose product MDRIYAPWRIEWVERESDPIDGCPFCVLPEREDDRESRIVARSERNYVLLNNAPYNPGHAMVIPYEHREDPTGLDDATLLDHAKLKAATLAAMRRDVDPDGVNTGQNLGGTAAGGSVDHLHTHVVPRWDGDTNFMPVTGETKVIVEAVDRTYEHLHAGFAAGDDVVDPGDAEAGEAVELDFDI is encoded by the coding sequence ATGGACCGGATCTACGCCCCGTGGCGGATCGAGTGGGTCGAGCGCGAGTCGGACCCGATCGACGGCTGCCCGTTCTGCGTCCTGCCCGAGCGCGAGGACGACCGCGAGTCCCGGATCGTCGCCCGCAGCGAGCGCAACTACGTCCTGTTGAACAACGCGCCGTACAACCCGGGCCACGCGATGGTGATTCCGTACGAGCACCGCGAGGACCCGACCGGCCTCGACGACGCGACCCTCCTCGACCACGCGAAGCTGAAGGCGGCGACGCTGGCGGCGATGCGCCGCGACGTCGACCCCGACGGGGTGAACACGGGCCAGAACCTCGGCGGGACCGCCGCCGGCGGCTCGGTCGACCACCTCCACACCCACGTCGTCCCGCGGTGGGACGGCGACACGAACTTCATGCCCGTGACGGGCGAGACGAAGGTGATCGTGGAGGCGGTCGACCGCACCTACGAGCACCTCCACGCCGGCTTCGCCGCCGGCGACGACGTGGTCGATCCGGGCGACGCCGAGGCCGGCGAGGCGGTCGAGCTCGACTTCGACATCTGA
- the map gene encoding type II methionyl aminopeptidase: MSHGSLDDDAVESYREAGAVLVEATNEAREMVEPGRTHLEVAEWTEDFIREQGAGLAFPVNISVDPEASHATPGRDDDTEFGEEMVCLDVGVHVDGYIADAAVTIDHTGTPELVEAAEMALEAAVDEAGPGVEVGVVGEAIEDVIRGYGYTPVLNLSGHGVERYDAHTGPTVPNRGVERSVELEPGQAVAIEPFATDGRGKVGEGTDEEIFERQGSGSVRDRRARQALEEIEAFDDLPFAARWLDGDRVGMALRRLKQANAVKGYPVLKEADDALVSQAEHTLLITEDGVEVTTAGIHAFDD; encoded by the coding sequence ATGAGCCACGGATCCCTGGACGACGACGCGGTCGAGAGCTACCGGGAGGCCGGCGCGGTGTTGGTCGAGGCGACGAACGAGGCCCGCGAGATGGTCGAGCCGGGGCGGACCCACCTGGAGGTCGCGGAGTGGACGGAGGACTTCATCCGCGAGCAGGGGGCCGGGCTCGCGTTCCCCGTCAACATCAGCGTCGACCCGGAGGCGTCGCACGCGACCCCGGGCCGCGACGACGACACTGAGTTCGGCGAGGAGATGGTGTGTCTCGACGTCGGGGTCCACGTCGACGGCTACATCGCCGACGCGGCCGTGACGATCGACCACACGGGCACTCCGGAGCTCGTCGAGGCCGCCGAGATGGCGCTTGAGGCCGCGGTCGACGAGGCCGGCCCGGGCGTCGAGGTCGGCGTCGTCGGGGAAGCGATCGAGGACGTGATCCGCGGGTACGGCTACACGCCCGTCCTGAACCTCTCCGGCCACGGCGTCGAGCGCTACGACGCCCACACCGGCCCGACGGTCCCGAACCGGGGCGTCGAGCGGTCCGTCGAGCTGGAGCCGGGGCAGGCGGTCGCCATCGAGCCGTTCGCCACCGACGGCCGCGGGAAGGTCGGCGAGGGGACCGACGAGGAGATCTTCGAGCGCCAGGGCTCCGGGAGCGTGCGCGATCGCCGAGCCCGGCAGGCCCTCGAGGAGATCGAGGCGTTCGACGACCTCCCGTTCGCGGCGCGGTGGCTCGACGGCGACCGCGTCGGGATGGCGCTGCGCCGGCTGAAGCAGGCGAACGCGGTGAAGGGGTACCCCGTGCTGAAGGAGGCCGACGACGCCCTCGTGAGCCAGGCGGAGCACACCCTCCTGATCACCGAGGACGGCGTCGAGGTGACGACCGCGGGGATCCACGCGTTCGACGACTGA
- the bcp gene encoding thioredoxin-dependent thiol peroxidase: MLEPGDAAPPIALSDQHGDTVTVDPADARYTVVYFYPRADTPGCTAEACGFRDEWDAFEEADVAVVGVSDDPAEDLAPFAEKYDLPFTLLSDPDGEVASAYDSYGEKQLFGNTFDGVFRNTYVIDDDGTVVLAYEGVSPEDHAVEIVDDIAALDG; the protein is encoded by the coding sequence ATGCTCGAACCGGGCGATGCCGCACCCCCGATCGCGCTCTCCGACCAGCACGGCGACACGGTCACCGTCGACCCCGCCGACGCGCGGTACACGGTGGTCTACTTCTACCCCCGAGCCGACACGCCGGGCTGTACCGCCGAGGCGTGTGGCTTCCGCGACGAGTGGGACGCCTTCGAGGAGGCCGACGTCGCCGTCGTCGGGGTCAGCGACGACCCGGCCGAGGACCTCGCGCCGTTCGCCGAGAAGTACGACCTCCCGTTCACGCTGCTCTCCGACCCCGACGGCGAGGTCGCGAGCGCGTACGACTCCTACGGCGAGAAGCAGCTGTTCGGCAACACCTTCGACGGCGTGTTCCGGAACACGTACGTGATCGACGACGACGGCACCGTCGTCCTCGCGTACGAGGGCGTCTCCCCTGAGGACCACGCGGTCGAGATCGTCGACGACATCGCCGCGTTGGACGGCTGA
- a CDS encoding EamA family transporter, protein MSRYRDVVLFFTLALLWGGSFVAIEVGLEYYPPVLYAAYRFDVAALVLVSYVLLTESSPLPTTRGDLAAIGFSGGLSVAANNSLLFVGQQYTTSGIASITYSLVPIATAAVAAAWIGGSDLDARGTLGVVLAFVGVGLVAQPDPANLAGGVTIGVGLISIGVLAVAVGSVGLRTVETSFSSIALTGWAMLFGALLIHGLSAGLGETQQLPVAELPAVGSLLFLGVLSSAVAYTIYFTLLDRLGAFEINLVSYVVPVVATVAGAVLLAEPVTALTVVGFAVIVVGFALLKRHAIADEVPRLLSRVGGLF, encoded by the coding sequence GTGTCCCGGTACCGAGACGTCGTCCTGTTCTTCACCCTCGCCCTGCTGTGGGGCGGCTCCTTCGTCGCCATCGAGGTGGGCTTAGAGTACTACCCGCCCGTGCTGTACGCCGCCTACCGGTTCGACGTGGCGGCGCTGGTGTTGGTCTCGTACGTCCTCCTCACCGAATCGAGTCCGCTCCCGACCACGCGGGGAGATCTGGCCGCGATCGGCTTCAGCGGCGGGCTCTCCGTCGCCGCCAACAACTCGCTTTTGTTCGTCGGCCAGCAGTACACGACCAGCGGCATCGCCTCGATCACCTACAGCCTCGTACCGATCGCGACGGCTGCGGTCGCGGCCGCCTGGATCGGCGGATCCGACCTCGACGCGCGCGGCACCCTCGGCGTGGTGCTCGCGTTCGTCGGCGTCGGGCTCGTCGCCCAGCCGGACCCCGCGAACCTCGCCGGCGGCGTCACCATCGGCGTGGGACTCATCTCGATCGGCGTGCTCGCGGTCGCGGTCGGCAGCGTCGGGCTCCGCACCGTGGAGACGAGCTTCTCCAGCATCGCGCTCACGGGGTGGGCGATGCTGTTCGGCGCCCTGTTGATCCACGGGCTGAGCGCCGGGCTGGGCGAGACGCAACAGCTCCCGGTCGCGGAGCTGCCGGCGGTCGGGTCGCTTTTGTTCCTCGGCGTGCTCTCCTCGGCGGTCGCGTACACCATCTACTTCACGCTGCTCGACCGGCTGGGCGCGTTCGAGATCAACCTCGTCTCCTACGTCGTCCCGGTGGTCGCGACCGTCGCCGGTGCGGTGCTCCTCGCGGAGCCCGTGACGGCGCTGACGGTCGTCGGCTTCGCCGTCATCGTCGTCGGCTTCGCGCTGCTGAAGCGGCACGCGATCGCCGACGAGGTGCCGCGGCTCCTCTCGCGGGTCGGCGGGCTATTTTAA
- a CDS encoding polyprenyl synthetase family protein: MTNETKEARVLDAIRERRDLVNAAIDEELPVQHPERLYEATRYILEAGGKRLRPTVATLAAEAVTGTEPMGADFREFSALDGTEVDVMRAAVAIEVIQSFTLIHDDIMDEDELRRGVPAVHEQYDTSTAILAGDTLYSKAFEFMTETGAAPQNGLEAMRMLASTCTEICEGQALDVAFESRDDILPEEYLEMVELKTAVLYGASAATPAVLLGADDDIVDALYQYGIDSGRAFQIQDDVLDLTVPSEELGKQRGSDLVEGKETLITLHARQEGVDVDGLVDADTPAEVTESAIEDAVAALEAAGSIAYARETAEDLTERSKEHLELLPESGSRSLLEDLADYLIVRGY, translated from the coding sequence ATGACGAACGAGACGAAGGAGGCGCGGGTGCTCGACGCCATCCGCGAGCGGCGTGACCTGGTCAACGCCGCTATCGACGAGGAGTTGCCGGTACAGCACCCGGAGCGCCTCTACGAGGCGACGCGCTACATCCTCGAAGCGGGCGGGAAGCGGCTCAGGCCGACGGTGGCGACGCTCGCCGCCGAGGCCGTCACGGGCACCGAGCCCATGGGCGCCGACTTCCGCGAGTTCTCGGCGCTCGACGGGACCGAGGTGGACGTGATGCGCGCGGCGGTCGCCATCGAGGTGATCCAGTCGTTCACCCTGATCCACGACGACATCATGGACGAGGACGAGCTCCGGCGCGGCGTCCCCGCCGTCCACGAGCAGTACGACACGTCGACGGCGATCCTCGCCGGCGACACCCTCTACTCGAAGGCGTTCGAGTTCATGACCGAGACGGGTGCGGCTCCACAGAACGGCCTGGAGGCGATGCGAATGCTCGCGTCCACCTGCACGGAGATCTGCGAGGGGCAGGCGCTCGACGTCGCCTTCGAGTCCCGCGACGACATCCTCCCGGAGGAGTACTTAGAGATGGTCGAGCTGAAGACCGCGGTCCTGTACGGGGCGTCGGCGGCGACGCCGGCGGTCCTGCTCGGCGCCGACGACGATATCGTCGACGCGCTGTACCAGTACGGGATCGACTCCGGACGGGCGTTCCAGATCCAGGACGACGTGCTCGACCTGACGGTCCCCTCCGAGGAGCTCGGGAAGCAGCGCGGCTCCGACCTCGTCGAGGGGAAGGAGACGCTGATCACCCTCCACGCGCGGCAGGAGGGCGTCGACGTCGACGGGCTCGTCGACGCCGACACCCCGGCCGAGGTGACGGAGTCGGCCATCGAGGACGCGGTGGCCGCCTTAGAGGCGGCGGGCTCGATCGCGTACGCCCGCGAGACGGCCGAGGACCTCACCGAGCGGTCGAAAGAGCACCTCGAACTGCTCCCGGAGAGCGGCTCCCGGAGCCTCCTCGAGGACCTCGCGGACTACCTGATCGTCCGCGGCTACTGA
- a CDS encoding ribonuclease J — protein sequence MEIEIATLGGYEEVGRQMTAVRAGDDIVIFDMGLNLSKVLIHDNVETESMHSLDLIDMGAIPDDRVMSELEGDVQAIVPTHGHLDHIAAIPKLAHRYDAPIVAAPYTIELVKQQIADEGKFQVDNDLVKMEAGGTMAIGDSEQVEMEFVNVTHSIIDAINPVLHTPEGAIVYGLDKRLDHTPVIGDPIDMDRFREIGRQDEGVLAYIEDCTNAGRKGRTPSESYAKKHVEDTLTSMEDYSGGIVATTFSSHIARVKTLVEYAREIGRQPVLLGRSMEKYSGTAERLDFVDFQGDVGMYGHRKSVDRAFKRIMKEGKGNFLPIVTGHQGEPRAMLTRMGRGETPYEIDDGDKIVFSASVIPEPTNEGQRYQSEQLLRMQGARIYDDIHVSGHLREEGHYEMLDALQPQHVIPGHQTLEGRSPYVNLATSQGYKLGRDVHVTQNGGVIQLVE from the coding sequence ATGGAAATCGAAATTGCGACACTCGGCGGTTACGAAGAGGTCGGTCGACAGATGACGGCGGTGCGGGCGGGCGACGACATCGTCATCTTCGACATGGGCCTGAACCTCAGTAAGGTCCTCATCCACGACAACGTGGAGACCGAGAGCATGCACAGCCTCGACCTGATCGACATGGGCGCGATCCCGGACGACCGCGTCATGAGCGAGCTGGAGGGCGACGTCCAGGCGATCGTCCCCACCCACGGCCACCTCGACCACATCGCGGCGATCCCGAAGCTCGCCCACCGGTACGACGCCCCGATCGTCGCGGCGCCGTACACGATCGAGCTGGTCAAACAGCAGATCGCGGACGAGGGGAAGTTCCAGGTCGACAACGACCTCGTGAAGATGGAGGCCGGCGGCACGATGGCCATCGGCGACTCCGAGCAGGTCGAGATGGAGTTCGTCAACGTCACCCACTCGATCATCGACGCGATCAACCCGGTCCTCCACACGCCCGAGGGCGCCATCGTCTACGGCCTCGACAAGCGGCTGGACCACACGCCCGTCATCGGCGACCCGATCGACATGGACCGGTTCCGCGAGATCGGCCGCCAGGACGAGGGCGTCCTCGCGTACATCGAGGACTGCACGAACGCCGGCCGCAAGGGCCGGACTCCCTCCGAGTCGTACGCGAAGAAGCACGTCGAGGACACGCTGACCTCGATGGAGGACTACTCGGGCGGGATCGTCGCCACGACGTTCTCCTCCCACATCGCCCGCGTGAAGACCCTCGTCGAGTACGCCCGCGAGATCGGCCGCCAGCCGGTCCTGCTCGGGCGCTCGATGGAGAAGTACTCCGGCACGGCCGAGCGGCTCGACTTCGTCGACTTCCAGGGCGACGTCGGCATGTACGGCCACCGCAAGTCCGTCGACCGCGCGTTCAAGCGGATCATGAAGGAGGGGAAGGGGAACTTCCTCCCGATCGTGACGGGCCACCAGGGCGAGCCGCGCGCGATGCTCACCCGGATGGGCCGCGGCGAGACGCCGTACGAAATCGACGACGGCGACAAGATCGTCTTCAGCGCCAGCGTCATCCCGGAGCCGACCAACGAGGGGCAGCGCTACCAGTCCGAGCAGCTCCTCCGGATGCAGGGCGCCCGGATCTACGACGACATCCACGTCTCCGGTCACCTCCGCGAGGAGGGCCACTACGAGATGCTCGACGCGCTCCAGCCGCAGCACGTCATCCCCGGCCACCAGACGCTGGAGGGCCGTTCGCCGTACGTGAACCTCGCGACGTCGCAGGGGTACAAGCTCGGTCGTGACGTCCACGTCACGCAGAACGGCGGCGTCATCCAGCTGGTCGAATGA
- a CDS encoding LSM domain-containing protein, with the protein MSGRPLDVLEASLEDPVTVHLKDGTTYYGILAGYDQHMNVVIEPEDDVGDRVDDDLDGEFAVAIEDTTIIRGDNVVTIKA; encoded by the coding sequence ATGAGTGGACGACCCCTCGACGTGCTCGAAGCGTCGCTCGAGGATCCGGTGACGGTACACCTGAAAGACGGGACGACCTACTACGGAATTCTGGCCGGCTACGACCAGCACATGAACGTCGTCATCGAGCCGGAGGACGACGTGGGCGACCGCGTCGACGACGATCTCGACGGCGAGTTCGCCGTCGCGATCGAAGACACAACGATTATACGCGGCGATAACGTCGTCACCATCAAAGCATGA
- a CDS encoding 50S ribosomal protein L37e: MTGSGTPSQGKKNKTVHVKCRRCGEKSYHIKKERCSSCGFGKSAKRRDYSWQSKNGDH; this comes from the coding sequence ATGACCGGCTCCGGAACGCCCTCTCAGGGGAAAAAGAACAAAACGGTTCACGTGAAGTGCCGCCGCTGCGGCGAGAAGTCCTACCACATCAAAAAGGAGCGCTGCTCCTCCTGCGGCTTCGGGAAGTCCGCGAAGCGCCGCGACTACTCGTGGCAGTCGAAGAACGGCGACCACTGA
- a CDS encoding MsnO8 family LLM class oxidoreductase produces the protein MDLSVVDLSPVPADGTATDAFANTVAAVEQAERLGYSRFWVAEHHGRTDRLAGTTPEVLLGRLAAATDAIRLGSGAVLLNHYSPFKVAEAFGTLDGLAPGRVDVGLGRANGPPAADRALGTSRRVESPNEDHEERIRSLVSHLYDDYPEGHEYADLGVPRSGDGPPVPWVLGSSPASGEIAGKLGLRYCFAGFIRPGFAERAFAAYREAFDPGALPGGPDEPTGMVAVNAVAAETDAAAARRRAPAEATFRRMQRGELGDSTPSVEEAIDELGGVPEPTPATLDADEWPRSVSGSPETIEGLLEQFADRVGVDEVMIQHTVPDHDDALASHALLAEAVGLESRSE, from the coding sequence ATGGACCTCTCCGTCGTCGATCTCTCACCGGTCCCCGCTGACGGGACCGCCACCGACGCCTTCGCGAACACGGTCGCGGCCGTCGAGCAGGCCGAGCGGCTCGGCTACTCGCGGTTCTGGGTCGCCGAGCATCACGGTCGGACCGACCGCCTCGCGGGGACGACCCCTGAGGTGCTGCTCGGGCGGCTGGCGGCGGCGACCGACGCGATCCGACTCGGTAGCGGCGCCGTCCTGCTCAACCACTACAGCCCGTTCAAGGTCGCGGAGGCGTTCGGGACGCTCGACGGGCTCGCGCCGGGCCGCGTCGACGTCGGCCTCGGCCGGGCGAACGGCCCGCCGGCCGCCGACCGCGCGCTCGGGACGAGCCGCCGCGTCGAGAGTCCGAACGAGGACCACGAGGAGCGGATCCGCTCGCTCGTGAGCCACCTCTACGACGACTACCCGGAGGGGCACGAGTACGCCGACCTCGGCGTCCCGCGCTCGGGGGACGGCCCACCGGTCCCGTGGGTGCTCGGATCGAGCCCGGCCAGCGGTGAGATCGCCGGCAAACTCGGGCTCCGGTACTGCTTCGCCGGCTTCATCCGCCCCGGATTTGCGGAGCGCGCGTTCGCGGCCTACCGGGAGGCGTTCGACCCGGGGGCGCTCCCCGGCGGACCCGACGAGCCGACCGGGATGGTCGCGGTCAACGCCGTCGCCGCCGAGACCGACGCGGCCGCGGCGCGACGACGAGCCCCCGCGGAGGCGACCTTCAGGCGGATGCAACGCGGCGAGCTCGGCGACTCGACGCCGAGCGTGGAGGAGGCGATCGACGAGCTCGGCGGCGTCCCGGAGCCGACCCCCGCGACGCTCGACGCCGACGAGTGGCCGCGGTCGGTCTCCGGGAGCCCGGAGACGATCGAGGGGCTGCTCGAACAGTTCGCCGACCGCGTCGGCGTCGACGAGGTGATGATCCAACACACGGTGCCCGATCACGACGACGCGCTGGCGTCGCACGCGCTGCTGGCCGAGGCGGTCGGGCTGGAGTCGAGAAGCGAGTGA
- a CDS encoding deoxyhypusine synthase, producing MSDGDEHDGEHGEGHHDDGPHREEFHEDPVGHTRATADMTVGQLVEGYGDAGIGAASVNEAGDVLAEMFANEDCTVFLSLAGAMVPAGMRRIVSDLIRDGYVDALVTTGANLTHDAIEAIGGKHHHGRTHDPEKSLREHDEGLRDEGVDRIYNVYLPQEHFAAFEGHLREEVFPELEGDAPVSIADLTRELGRANAAVNERDDVSEDPGVAAAAYDCDVPVYCPAVQDSVLGLQAWMYAQTADFTLDALDDMTELTDLAFEADDAGCLLVGGGVPKNFTLQTMLVTPRAYDYAVQITMDPEATGGLSGATLEEARSWGKLEKDARNASVYGDATVMLPMLIAAARERVE from the coding sequence ATGAGCGACGGCGACGAACACGACGGAGAGCACGGGGAGGGACACCACGACGACGGCCCGCACCGCGAGGAGTTCCACGAGGACCCGGTCGGGCACACGCGCGCGACGGCCGACATGACCGTCGGCCAGCTCGTCGAGGGGTACGGCGACGCCGGCATCGGCGCGGCGTCGGTCAACGAGGCGGGCGACGTGCTCGCGGAGATGTTCGCGAACGAGGACTGCACCGTCTTCCTCTCGCTCGCGGGCGCGATGGTCCCCGCCGGGATGCGCCGGATCGTCTCCGATCTGATCCGCGACGGCTACGTCGACGCCCTCGTGACCACGGGCGCGAACCTCACGCACGACGCGATCGAGGCGATCGGCGGGAAACACCACCACGGGCGGACTCACGACCCGGAGAAGAGCCTCCGCGAGCACGACGAGGGGCTCCGCGACGAGGGCGTCGACCGGATATACAACGTCTACCTCCCGCAGGAGCATTTCGCCGCGTTCGAGGGGCACCTCCGCGAGGAGGTGTTCCCCGAGCTGGAGGGAGACGCTCCCGTCTCCATCGCCGACCTCACCCGCGAGCTCGGCCGCGCGAACGCCGCGGTCAACGAGCGCGACGACGTGAGCGAGGACCCCGGCGTCGCCGCCGCGGCCTACGACTGCGACGTCCCCGTCTACTGCCCCGCGGTGCAGGACTCCGTGCTCGGACTGCAGGCGTGGATGTACGCGCAGACGGCCGACTTCACGCTCGACGCCCTCGACGACATGACCGAACTGACCGACCTCGCGTTCGAGGCCGACGACGCCGGCTGCCTGCTCGTCGGCGGCGGCGTCCCGAAGAACTTCACCCTGCAGACGATGCTCGTCACCCCCCGGGCGTACGACTACGCGGTCCAGATCACGATGGACCCGGAGGCGACCGGCGGGCTCTCCGGCGCGACCTTAGAGGAGGCCCGCTCGTGGGGGAAACTGGAGAAGGACGCGCGCAACGCCTCCGTCTACGGCGACGCGACCGTGATGCTGCCGATGCTGATCGCCGCGGCCCGCGAGCGCGTGGAGTAA
- a CDS encoding ubiquitin-like small modifier protein 1: MEWKLFADLAEIAGGRAVEVEASPGDTVGDALDALLDAHPDLRERVLEDGEVADHINVLRNGRSVRDDEGMETTLESGDELALFPPVSGGSGGR, encoded by the coding sequence ATGGAGTGGAAGCTGTTCGCGGACCTCGCGGAGATCGCCGGCGGCCGCGCCGTCGAGGTGGAGGCGTCGCCGGGCGACACGGTCGGCGACGCGCTCGACGCCCTGCTCGACGCGCACCCCGACCTCCGGGAGCGCGTGCTCGAAGACGGTGAGGTGGCCGACCACATCAACGTCCTCCGGAACGGTCGGAGCGTCCGCGACGACGAGGGGATGGAGACGACCCTGGAGTCGGGCGACGAGCTGGCGCTGTTCCCGCCGGTGAGCGGGGGATCGGGCGGCCGGTAG